The candidate division WOR-3 bacterium genome has a window encoding:
- the galT gene encoding galactose-1-phosphate uridylyltransferase — protein MPELRYDPIRWRWTIISPERGLRPKDFQRKKEEIPPKDNCPFCEGNEDKTPKEVFSIRKEGTQKDKPGWKVRVVPNKFPALRIEGELMRKGVGLFDHVSGIGAHEVIIETPNHETQLQDMNSEDIKNVLFAFKERYIDLTKDIRFRYILIFKNYGKDAGASLYHSHSQLIATPIIPLAVVAELEAAKEHYKRKERCIFCDLIDQEVSLGERIVYKTEKFLVWCPYASSFPFETWIFPLKHSHDFTLMDNEEIKDLSIVLKDVLLRIKLLLNDPPYNFVIHTSPIIRPRPGRPYYWETIHLDYHFHIEVIPRITHIAGFEWGSGFYINPISPEEAARYLREVK, from the coding sequence ATGCCTGAATTAAGATACGACCCTATAAGATGGAGGTGGACCATAATTTCTCCTGAAAGAGGGTTAAGACCAAAGGATTTTCAAAGAAAGAAAGAAGAAATACCTCCAAAGGATAACTGTCCTTTCTGCGAAGGAAATGAAGATAAAACTCCGAAAGAGGTTTTTTCTATAAGAAAAGAAGGGACACAAAAAGATAAACCAGGTTGGAAAGTGAGGGTTGTTCCTAATAAATTTCCAGCTTTAAGAATTGAGGGAGAACTAATGAGAAAGGGAGTTGGGCTTTTTGATCATGTTTCAGGAATAGGTGCCCATGAGGTAATAATTGAAACTCCTAATCATGAAACTCAACTTCAAGATATGAATTCTGAGGATATAAAAAATGTGCTATTTGCTTTTAAAGAAAGATATATAGATTTAACAAAAGATATAAGATTCAGATACATTTTAATTTTTAAAAATTATGGAAAGGATGCTGGTGCTTCTTTATATCATTCTCATTCTCAACTTATTGCGACTCCTATAATTCCTCTTGCAGTGGTTGCAGAACTTGAGGCAGCAAAGGAACATTATAAAAGAAAAGAAAGATGTATATTCTGTGATTTAATTGATCAAGAAGTTTCTTTAGGTGAAAGAATTGTATATAAAACTGAAAAATTTTTAGTTTGGTGCCCTTATGCTTCTTCTTTTCCTTTTGAAACATGGATTTTCCCTTTAAAACACAGTCATGATTTTACTTTAATGGATAATGAAGAAATAAAAGATTTATCAATTGTTTTGAAGGATGTTCTTTTGAGAATTAAACTTCTTTTAAATGACCCCCCCTATAATTTTGTAATTCATACATCTCCTATTATAAGACCAAGACCTGGGAGACCTTATTATTGGGAGACAATACATCTTGATTATCACTTTCATATTGAGGTAATACCAAGAATAACTCATATTGCAGGTTTTGAGTGGGGTTCAGGTTTTTATATAAATCCGATATCTCCTGAGGAGGCGGCAAGGTATTTAAGGGAAGTAAAATAA